A segment of the Lolium perenne isolate Kyuss_39 chromosome 3, Kyuss_2.0, whole genome shotgun sequence genome:
TATTTGATCTAGTCAttttaacaaaaataaaaaaaggcTGCTCAATTAACCTCAGAAAATGCATATGACAAGGTTATTAAGCAAGCATGGTGCACATAGAAGAGAATCATGGTATAAATGTGTAGATAAAAATATTCACTTCAAAGGATGCCCACTTACTATCAATAGTGTCACTATCAGCATCGTCGTCAGATTCGTGATTTCTGGTTCCCACCCTTTCCTGGAGGCGCTTTGATCTTCGTTGAGGGGGTAGATGATCATCATCTACACAATGCAAATTCTGAATTATTTCATGCTGATAAAAATTTAAATTAGAATTTTATATATTAGTAAAGAGTAAACACACAATAAATTGAACACCACAAGCATACCATCAGAGCTACCCCGCCAGGTGTCTTTATCTTCAGAAACTTCAACATTGTAATATTCAGACAGAAGTTTCTTTCTTAGTCGTTTTGGCCTTCTTTGCTGGACCAACTTCTGGGACTCTGAAACACCATTCAGAATTTACAAAGCAAGACATCTAATCAAATGATATTGAGAACTTAGAAGGTTGGAAGTCTGACATGGTATAAAAACAAACCATGAAATGCAGTGTGCAATGAAACAAAAAAACTCAGTGCAGCCGTAAATATTATTTTAACCACATATATAGTTATTTTATCTAGTCGttttaacaaaaataaaaataaaaggctTCCAAAAGGCTGCTCAAATAACCTCAGAAAATGCATATGACAAGTTTATTAAGCAAACATGGTGCGCATAGAAGAGAACCATGGCATAAATGTGTAGATAAAAATATTCACTTCAAAGGATGCCCACTTACTACCAATAGTGTCACTATCAGCTTCATCATCAGATTCATAATTTCTAGTTCCCACCCTATCCCGAAGGCGCTTCGATCTTCGTTGAGGGGGTAGATGGTCATCATCTACACAATGCAAATTCTGAATTATTTTCAATCATGCTGATAAAGTTATACTATTAGAATTTTATATGTTAGGAAAGATTAAACACACAATAAATTGAACACCACAAGCATACCATCAGGGCTACTCCGCCAGGTGTCTTTATTGTCAGTAACTTCACCACTGTAATATTCAGACAGAAGTTTCTTTCTTAGTCGTTTTGGCCTTCTTTGCTGGACCAACTTCCGGGACTCTGAAACACCATTCAGAATTTACAAAGCAAGACATGCACAAGAGCTTTACTCTAATGCTAACATCTTCAAGTAACAACAAATGTGAAACAGCTCGCTCTTACCATCTTCCCTGCTCACAGATACATCTTCACTTTCAGTGCCAATCAAATCATCCTTTCCAGTTAGTTTTCTCTGCAGGCGTTTGGACCTTCTGCTAGGAGGCAACATCTTGCCATCTGCTATAAAGACAAGTTCAAACTAATACTGTGGGTCCAAATTATTAAACAAGTCATAAATTTGTGTAACAATACTACATCTCTTATCTTAACAAAACAGGTTTAGAGAAAAGAAAGACTAGATGGTCACTCTAAGAGGCTAGAAAGTTGACATAGTAATTGGGGTAAAACATCTAGACTCGGATGTGGATGTGTACAAATAATAATACTGCAGAAGAGCAGATTAGTCATTGATCAATCATAGATAACAACTGTCCAGTTGCATAACAAACTTAACTCATTCACAAACGAAAAATGTATGCATTTTACTTTCTAGCCACAAACTTCGTGCACACAATTTGACTGATTACACACAGCACATCGAATATGGCACTTATTGTCATTGGAAATCAGATGGTCCCCTCCGCAGGCTCAATCCTACACTAAACCACAACATTTAGGCATCCTCTACTATATGGCAGCTATTCAATTTTCATCATCGGTTATATAAATTCTCTAGCATCTAGAAAAAAGTATCCAAACAAATGAGCATTATGGCATCAAACACCACAGCCAGTTAACAATGCAAGAAATGAGAAAGTTCAGAGCAGTCAGCAATCCTCCATCACACACACCTTCGTCCTCGCTCAGGCTGACATCAGGAACCTCCGCAGTTGCAGAAACGCTCGCCGCTGTTCGCGTCCTGAGACGCCCCAGGTTCCTTGTTGAAACTACCGTGCAGCCATCCACATGAACAGACAGGGAATTAGTTCAAGTGTAAAATGTGAATTCGTTTTCACATCTGACGGATGCATGCTGAAGACACCGAGGTTTCGAGCTCACCAACAGGTGAATCACACAGGCGCCCTTCGGAGGTATCTGCGGCACATCTCCCCGCACTGTTCTGCGGCTTCGCTTGACGAGTTGACTTCGCATCATCTGTGAAATAAATAAACTGCAAGGTCAGATTACTGTTTATACATTGCCTCGGACAAAATGGAGAAATATCCGTCGGCACGCGAAAATACAGGATGATTCGTTTCCGATCTCGTTTACACCGATCTGCGCACTGCGCGCTCGTTAAACAGCATCAATCGCTGTATGGCAGACGCAAGGGACGCAGTCGTTTCCACCAGCCCTGGCCGAAAAATCCAGAGTCGATCGGTGCGCACTCGTGGCAGATGCTGGTCATTTCCAGCCCCTGCCGAAGAAACTACCAAATCTGCCGGCGCGCACATATGGCAAATGCCTATAATTTCTAGCCCCGCGCGCTCGAACAAAATACCTCCGAAACTCGCAAAATCATCCAACCAACGTCTGCGCGACTGAAACAGCTCGCGAATCCAGCTAAACGCGCAGCGAAACTAATCGCCGAAACCCTCATCCATAGCGCAACCAGATGGCGAACGAAATCGACCAAGGAAACGCGCCTAAAAGCACCACCCAAACACTTGACTCACCGTCGCCGAGGTCGACCACGGCGCGCTCGTCCCGCGGCCGAGCGGCGGCGCCTCCCCGCCGTCCTCGCCCCCTCCCGCCTCTCCGCGCCATCGATGGAACCCGCGGCCGCGCGCTCGCGTGGGTGGGTGGGGCTAGGCGCGCGCTAGGGTTTTTCCCGACCTTCCCGGCAGCGAGGTGGGGAATGAATGGGGGTCTCACTTTCACACGGGAGGCGTGGGTTTTATGAGGAGCTCGCGCTCGCGGCTGGTTGGGTGGGGTGGAGGACGGGCGGGCGGGAACTTCCATGGGCGCTGTTTGCTCGGTGGGACTGGTCTACGCGGGCAGGAGACTGGCGTGTGGGTCCCGGGCCGAGGGATCTGCTCTGGCTTCCTGTGGGGCTGGTCCATGGGTGCTGGAGCTGGGCGggaagaggaggcggcgcggcgacgTCCGAGCGGGGCGGGGAGAGATCGGGAGATTTCGTATCTTTGGGGCGCGTGTTTGCTTGCGAGTAGCCTTTTTTTTTGGGAGCTCCTCCATGCCTGGAGAAGTGACAATTGTATGGGCTGTACGTGCTTTGGGCCCATATGTGCAATGTGACGATGCAATGCAAACCATTGATGTGTCCAAGTAAGTTGAGGCTTGATGAGTGGCACACCATTGACATGATGACTAATCTTACTGCCGAAAGGAGATAATTAGTAATTAAGTACATAGTAGGTTTTAATGTGATCATTCATGTATGCACTAAATATTCTGAGTACTAGTAAAAAAGAGAGTAACATAATACGACAACTTTATTAGAGTATTATATAGTATCATAATAAATGACTGGTTTTGTCTATATATAGATCTATCTACACACATTTTATACATCCAAACCTAGAAAATTTTGAGTCACTTGTTTTGGTAAGGACGGAGTACTTTATGAAGAATCTAATACAATAAACTTCATACCTTAGATATCAAGAAAATCGTACATATTTGATCATAGTTTATAAATTTTTACTTTGACTAAATCCAGTACGCCAAGTAGTTGCAAATGGAAACATGACTAGtcattttttgcaaaaaaaaaaaaaaagaaacaacgTCGACATTTACTACATGTTTAAAAGGAGTGATTTTGTGTTTTACTTGTATGTATCATAAATAAATGCATGCCTAGGAGTGGTCTACGACGACTCTGGGCTTCATCCACCCATTTGAAACAAAAGAAACAAGCTAATGAATGGAACGAGTACTAGATAGACCTAGCGCGCTTTGTTGTGCCCTTTTTTGATGTTGTCGTTCAAAATTACTTTTTAGGTGCAATATGCATATTGGTGGTCACGTGCTATAGGATTTTTCAGGTTCGAAATAGAGATCTCCCCATCACGAGGAACACCACGAAGTAGCTGGGTCTAGACCATTGTCCAGCTTCATGGATTTAATTTGTTGCCGAAGAGGTGGCCAAGCTCCGAAGTTGTACCCAGAGTGTAGAATCAGATTTGGGAGGCGGACTTGATGGTTTGGAGAGGACGGATGGTTGCAACACATGCCCTCATAACCTAAAAATTTATCAGGAGTTCACGACAAATACAACTGAAAGATAATTATAGTACTACATAGCAAATGTTGGGGATTTAGTTCAATTTTGAACTAAAACCCAGCAGTTATTTACTAATTTGAACTAAAAATTcctacacttattatggatcaaaTGAAATACAATATTTTAAGCTTTTATATAAACTATTGATAGTTCATTGACGTCGTGCAAGTGACTCATTAGTGGCTCTGCTTCTTTCTCAAACTGCTATTTCATTTTGCTCCGGTCGGGCTCTCTGAAAGCAGGTTTGAAAAGTACGTTCATCTATCAAAATATATCAATGGTTGACAAATGCTAATATAAATTCCATCCAGTAAAAAAATTGTATAGTGTGAAAACGCTACTAGAGTATATGAGCTCATAAACACTATCATAGTTTGAGCTCACAACTAACAAGTTTACAAAAGAAGGTTCTATTTATAGGTTGGTAACATGACAAAGCCATATGATTATACGGGTTCTTCGGTCATGTTTTCTCGTTTTAAAAGATTGTATGAACCATTTCAAGTTCATAGAAACTTGCAAGTGTTACATAAAAACATAAGGAGGGCTAATCAAGTCGATTTACCAATTCTTCATTGGTTAGTAATCCACATAAAAACATGTCGCAGCTTTTCTAATTAGCATTAAGAGTAATGCAATAAAATCTATCTGCTCTTGCATAAAAAGTATAAAAAAAGCAAGTTCCCATTtataaagggtacaccactattaCAAAATCAATTAGTATTGATCATATCCCAACAAAAAATGAGCATGTCCTTAAGCAAAACAACAAGGGAAAAAATTGTTATTCATTTGCTACCAGCAAAAGATGCATCAAATCTGGAATACTACTGGCAAAATCAAAGAAGAGCGAAGATATCACCTGCGCATGTTCCCTCGCTACGAAAAACAGTGACAGGTCCGGATTAGTGCTTGATGTATAGTACAAAATCATCCATACTAGATGGCGACGACTTCATAAGCTACAAGAGGCCTTCGTGCTTGGTGCATGTATATCTATCAGGACAACCGACAACACACGCCGACCAAAGAGCACCTCGCACCCTTGGTGTTGACATGTATGAGGGGAAAACGCCTTTAGAGGGCTTGCATTAGTTGAACGCAATAGAGGCACATCTTCTAAGATGATCTCAGTTCTGAAAAACAAATCGAATTTAAATTTCTTTAATTTGGTTAGAAAAAACGGTATCAAGTATACATGGATTCGCAATGATATCACTAAAGGGTGCTTCAAACCACCACTACTTCCAATATATCTGAAACAAATTGTAGAAAAAATAGGAAAAAATAAAATTATAGGTTGTTGTATAAATAACTAATGTACAAGTACTTCAGTGAAATGCAATATGTGGCTGCAGTATGAGCTCAAAGTGGTTTTAACGCATAACTTAATTAGCTCACACATGCTATTCTAAAATAACTAAGAATACTTCACATGTTAATCTGAATCAACTAAGAACAGTTCACATGCTACTCTAAAACAACCAAGAGTATTTCACATTTTCCTCTGCTCTTGAAGAAACTATCAATAGATTAATAATAGATTACAATAAGGACAAATTAGGCCTGATTTCCCAAAAAAACTCGGTTCTAAAAACACCTTAGAAGGATTGCAAAAACAACAAGTAATGCTAAAACTATACCACGTTGTTTCCTGGACAACAAGTATATATTTCTTCCTACCACATCCACGAAGCACGGGGAAGAAACCAACAAAAGCTAAAACTACAGATGACATGTAGGCTCAATCGACATATTCGGGTCAACCACGCTATGTAAACAATATATTCAGATGACTCGTCAACAAACCAAATATGGGAGTGGCATCAAAACACATTCAACCAATGAAATCCTCGCCTTGCATCTGGAAATGGATGCAACGTGGGCTCTAAAACTAGATAGTATCACTATCATAAAATGAAACATTCTCGATACAAACTTTACCAAGCTTAACCACAACAAAAGCTTACGTTTAAATCTTTAAATGAACATAAATTTAAGTACATCATTGAGACCAGTGCATACAAATGCACATAGTATATGCAAAGTGTTTTTATCCGGCTTCAGACATTAATCAAAAAATTTAGCTATATTAGAACTCGTATAAGCCCAAAGGCCAAGCGATAAATATATATGGAGAACAAGAAACAAATATAGCTAAGCAAAGTATTTTGGGACACGCAGAAACGTATTATTTAATGAGTTCACACGAAAGTTGGTTATAACTTGCTTGCTCAAATGCACGACAATCATATAACACCAACATAAAAAAAATTCTACATAATCATATAATCATGTAACGCAATCGTATGAGTCTAGGAAGGACCCAAATCCGTTCTCCATGCCCTCTGCTTAGCCCTCTAGCGCTTGCCGTAAGAAATTGTGTACTTATATTTAAAGAGGACTCTTTTTTGGATGGCGCTAACCTCCATAGATGGGGTCTCCACAATCTCTGTGCACAGCAATCGAGCCATCGGAGTAGAAGTAAGGTTACGATGATCCTGCAGCATATTCCAAATGACAAAAGTGTGAGGCACGAAGTCGCTCACAATCCACTGTGTCCCACTTCGGACAGTACCCGTGCACCCTAGATGGACAACTGTCATCGATGCATACTGATGTCAAAATTTACGAGTTGAAATGTTTGTTCTGAAAACCCTCTATGTTGACATTTTCCGCTGAGTGATTGCTTCACGCAAATGTTTGTTGTCGGAGTATGTCGCCCCATTTGAGATGTTGTTCAGGTGATACTCCCATGGAGAATTTTGGCGGTCGTTCATAGTAATTGATGCTGAGAAGTCCCGATTCCATGAAGAAGGGATGGGACCTCTTCCTTAGTCTCTTCTTCGTTTGAATCATCGGATTTGTCGGAATCAAGATCATTCGCCAATCCATCCTAGTATTCTTCCTCCATCATGTTATGCATGTGCCATtcgatcttcatcatcgtcatcaGCTTCGCCACTACCATCATGTCCTCATGTTGCATGACTACTATATCCCAATTCGAAACTGCTGCCTCCAGGATCACATGTTTGACTGCTCTGCCCTGGATGGAACTCACCCTAGCCTTGGTGGGAAGTGACCTCCTTCACCGGGAAGCATTAAGGAGATGGGGTGAGTTACCCTGTGCTCGCACGCTTCTAACCAGATGCCAGCATATTTTTACACTAGAGCTGCTCCACAAAGAATGCACACCGATCGTGTATGTTTCAATATTAAGCCCAAAATTTACTGTCAGCCACTCATTCAACTGAAAAACACGCCATGTTTTTCTAGTGGGCAAATTCAACTCAACATGTTGAAACACACTCGAATCATCTTCCACCAGAGTTGTTTAGAGTTCAGACAATGCCATGACCGTAGTAAACAACAAATTTCACTAAATCACACATATCTCCAAAAATCCAGATTTTTCAAAAAAGACCACCTAAATAAATAAAACTATAAACCGCGACCAACTAAATAAATATTTACTACCAGGCCAACTAAATAAATTTTTTCTACTGGGCaaactaaataattatttacTACCGGACCAACTAAACAAATAAGTAACTAAACTAACGGCGTCTCACCATTCCAGCTACCCCGCATAAACTAAGTCCACTAACATATAATTAGCGAGGGATTAGGGTTTAACCTTGCGAAGCAACTCCGTCTAGCAGTGAAGATTCACCAAACTAGTACTAGCATCATCAGCACcacaagtgatgacccacaagtatagggggtgtatcgtagtacttttgataaataagagtgtcgaacccaacgaggagcagaaggtgttgacaagcagtttcgatgaaggattcactgtaaatgctcacagacaagttttcaggaggttttgatatagcagatacataaaatacaagtaagtaaaatgcgagaatagtaattgcagcaagtggcccaatcctttttagcacaaaggacaagccggtttgtttacttatgatgaccaaatgttcttgaggacacacgggaatttagtctagtgctttcgcttcatatagttgattaatcttcattgttttgataagtgttgtgtgggtgaacctatgctaatgcaccgcccttcctaggactaatacatacttgtgattaaaccccttgcaagcatccgcaaatacaagaaagtaattaagataaatctaaccacagcattaaactctgagatcctgctatccctcatgcatcaatataccaacgggggttcaggttgctgtcactccggcaaccccacaattagcaaacgaatacaagatgcattcccctaggcccataaaggcccacatgacaccactagaataataacaccacaacttaaatatcaaaccattaaatattactcaacatagttcactactaacatttagacttcacccatgtcctcaagaactaaacgaactactcacaagacatcatatggaacatgatcagaggtaatatgatgatggataacaatctaaacataaaccttgattcaacggtttcactcaatagcatcaataacaaggagtaatcaacaccgggagagtttcccctatgaaatactcaagattcaaccctagatgttaaagcggagacgaggtgcagcggtggagatgatggtgtcggtagtggagatgatgatgatcccaatgaagtccagctcgatgacggtgacgatggcgacgatttcccccctccgggagagaatttccccggcagatttctgcctgccggagagctcttttctctctggtgttttctgcctcgaggaggcggcgatgactatcctcgatgttcccccgcaccttagggtttctgggagatgaagtacgcgaaagggcgatggccgagggggtcgtgggccccctccccacgtggcggcgcgccggcattggtggctgcgccggcccatggggagggcccatggcggccctcctcggccttcccttttggctggctccgtcatctggaaaaataggagcttcggtatattttccgtcaattgttgatctttagaaatattgtatcctgacggtgctttttccagtagaattctgactccggtgggtaattctccaataatcatgaaacatgcaaaataggtgaaataacataagtatcatctctaaatatgaaatatatcattgaataacagtaaattatgatataaaatagtgatgcaaaatggacgtatcaacaagCAGCAGCACCACCGCCACCAAAACCACCAGAACGACTCCACAAACTAATCCATCAACAAATCAAAGTTTGTACCGCTTTCTTATTGTTCTAGCTACTATAGTTGTTGGAGAATACCAAGAAATAGACAACAAATAGCTTGAATGTGAGGGAAATGAGAGTGCAAGAGAAAAACGAAACAGAACTGAGGAGAAGAGAAAGAAGGAGCCAGCGCCAGGCCGATTTAACGTGTGTGAAGAGGCTTCTCGGCGAGGGCTTGCCCGACACCCTCGCCTCGGGATTCTTCGGCCCGACACGACCCGTCTCCTCAACTTTTCGATGAAGCGTTCCTCAACCAGCAGCTTTCGAGAAAGCCGCGCCCGACCAACTCTATCCGCGTGCCAAGGCGCTAGGAATCCGACTTCTGGGAGAAGCCTAGCTCGACAAGTCTCTATCGGAAAAGCCTAGCGTAAAGTAGTGCTATTTCTGATAAATTTCAAAAACAACTATTATTCATGAAATTTTAAAAATATGATTCAAAAATTGCGAGATGGATTTTTTTTGCTTCGACGTGTTCGAAACTTGTGATTTCTCATACATTCTAAAGGAAAGGGCCTAATATACGTGCACGTTTCGAAAATACGTTGCCATTGAAATTCAGGCCTCTGCTGCGTCGCTTGTTGTACGGACTCTTGCGCCGTGGCCATTGACCCACTGGCCACTGTGTGCCGTCTGATCTAGCGTGCGCCGTCCAGATCGAGGCGGCCGAGAGGCCTCAGCCACTTTTGCGACAGCACCCCCGTTTCGCTGCAGATTCTCCAATCAAACCTTGGCATCCGCCCAAGCTCGCTTCCCCCGTCAGGTCAGCCGCGCCGCTCGTCTCCGGCCACCGCAAGCCCCACCGGCTCCATCTCCGACCAGAGGCGGAGGGACTGCAGGTAAACCccctccttcatgcgttcctcccTGGCTCATCCATTAATTCGAAGGTTCTGAAATCCTGTGCTCTGTGACTCTAGGGTTCGTCTCCTCTCTACCTCGTGCTCCGGTACGCCCCGAGCCGATGGAGATTAGGGCGCCGCCGACGGGCCTCAGGCTCGTGACGCCTCCTTCCTCCGCCAGCTTCCGCCCGGCCGCCCTCAGGACCTCCTTCGTCACTGGCAGAGGTGCGTTTCTGGAGCTCGTATCCTGCTTCCCCTTGTTTCCTATGCTTTGTCGGAGAGATTGCGGCGATGTAGTCGTAGCTGTGGATTTGGTAAAGCTAGCGAGTGCACCTCTGTAACCACATGGATTTTTGCCATCGGTTTAAGGAGCTTCAGGCTCCCATTTTTCATTCATCGTGAAAACTGATAAACTAAACGTTGGTCTGGATTGGAAAGTCAGGTCATGCCCAGCAGAACACGCTCAGGCAGGTGTTAACATAGATATGAAAATTGAAAGGTTGAGAAGCAGAGAGTTTGGGAGACTTTTACCACTGTCTCCTTACTGCTTCTGCAGAGACCATATCTAGTATTCTAGTGGAACCTGTTTTGAAACGAACGTGGACTGGCATCAGATAACACGTTCATCATGTTCATGGCTGACTATGAATTCATTGCAATACTATTTTTTCTTTGTCTAAACCACGAACAATGGTTTGTGCTATCAGAGCATGACAGACTGTTTACGTTTTATCATTCTGTTATTCTTCCTGATGTACATTCTAAGACGGTCACTTATGCTGGTAACATCGTCAATGGTTTTGCAGTATAGAGCGTAGTGAAGCGCATACTGTAGTTATATGGTGATAGCTGATAGGCCAATGACCATGTTGATGACCTCTGATTTGTCACCTCATCTGCAGTTTCACTTCGAGCCGTGCAAGTGCGCCAATCAAATGTTAACAGATTTAAGTGCAATGCCATTCGGAGCAACCTATTTGATAGACTAACTAGGGTTGTCAGGGTGAGTAATGCCGTTTCAATCATTGCTTCACTATGCAGTTGTAGAATTATGTGTTTATTTAACTAAGAGCCTGTGGCTTTCTTGTTTGCATAGTCGTATGCCAATGCAATTTTGAGTTCATTTGAAGACCCTGAGAAGATCCTAGACCAGGCAGTTTTGGAGATGAACGATGATTTAACGAAGATGCGGCAAGCAACTGCACAGGTTTGTGTTTATCGTTAAATCATATTCTTTTATCATAACTGTTTCTTCTCTCCAAAAGTACTTGATTAGTTGCCTCTTTTATAGCGTGCAAATTCATCGTTGTTAATTGGTAATACTTTATGGTGTTGATGCTAGTTGTGATTAGCTACCTCTTGTATTACCAGATTCTTGTTTGTTTGGATCGCTATGTATAATAAGTAAATGGAAATACGAGCCTATTGTACATATATATTCCATTGCATTCTACATGCTAACTTAGATTTTGGTTTTGGAAGGTCTTGGCATCTCAGAAGCGGCTGGAGAACAAGTACAAAGCTGCAGAACAAGCTGATGCTGATTGGTAATCTTATGGTTAACTGTAATCTTACATTGACCCCAGCGATCTGTTTGGTTTACACTCAGTGTCATTTTTGTTAAAAGTGTAGGTATCGGCGAGCTCAACTTGCTCTGCAAAAGGGTGATGAGGATCTTGCTCGTGAAGCTCTTAAACGGCGTAAATCATATGCTGTAGGTATCATGTAGATCTAGTGTTGTGGATAAAATGTCTGCCCATTCACACTGTTTAACTACAGTGTTAACTGCAACTTTGCTATTAGATTCTCTAATGGATTACACATTTGTGTCTTCTTATTTCTTCGATTGGCAATAATATGCGTGTGATATATGTGTCTTACATAGTTACATGTAACTTATGTTAATTCAATACTCTAATTGAGTATGTAAAACTTCTGTCACAACTTCGGTATATGTTTGTGTGCTTAGGATAATGCGAGCTCCTTGAGGGCCCAGCTTGATCAGCAGAAGAGTGTCGTTGAAAATCTTGTTTCAAATACAAGGGTGAGCTTATTACTTTCAAGTGTTGGAATGCCTTTTTCCCTTATCTGCATTATACTTGTCAATGCAAATTTATATTTTTCTCTGTGACCATGTGCATCACAGGGTGAACGCACCTATCCATAGAATTCTGGCTATTTTTTCAGCTTCATTAACATGTATATTTGTCATTCTGTAGCTTCTTGAGAGCAAAATAGCAGAGGCCAAGCAGAAAAAGGATACACTGAAAGCCCGTGCTCAATCAGCCAAGTATGCATAACCCTTTTGTTGGTTATGTTCAGGTGATTATTGCTTTTATTGTCTGTATAATGTGATAACGTACCTTACTTTTCTTCAGGACCGCAACAAAAGTGAGTGAAATGCTGGGGAATGTAAATACAAGTAGTGCCCTGTCAGCTTTTGAGAAGATGGAGGAAAAAGGTACTTCCTCATTACAGATTCTCTCCTACTAGTGTTATTCATTTTGTTAGGTGAAGTACCTTCATATGTTGCACAATTAGTATGACACTGATATGTCCGTAGGGCAGTGGCATGCTCTATTTCAAAAGCATATAACTTTCCTTTTGTTGTGAGGACAACATTTATAGATTCAACCTTGCTGTAAAGTAATGTAAGTAACCCTGCTATGGTTTAAGTTAAAGCGTGCGCAATTTACAGCTATAAGCTGTTGTAGTTTAAGCAATCAAAAGATGCTAGAGTACTTGATCAGTTACCTTAATGACCCAGTAGAGGCTTGAACCTCAAAACTGTCTTGAATTATGAGTGGCTATTTTTCAAAATGAAGCAGATAGCAACTATATCTAGGCGGTGGTGTTTTTCTTTCCTTCCATAATTTGTTAAAGTTGCTGGCCTTGTAATATCAGTCTGCATCTGGATATGTGTTCTGTTGTTACCAAACATTTGAAAGAGTCACATATCTAATATTTAAGCAGTGAATAGTTTGGCCACGTGCGAAAAACACCTGTAGCTCCTGAGCTCCAGTGATCTCGTTTTTTTGAATGAAAAGTTCATTTTTAGgtctagaaattctgaaaaaaacataaagtacatatacatgtctAGTATGTATGATCAAATTTGCATCGAAATATCTTTCCATATGTGATCTGCACAAATAAAACAAATGTTGGAAGAAAAATCGAGTTCTTTT
Coding sequences within it:
- the LOC127345194 gene encoding membrane-associated protein VIPP1, chloroplastic, which gives rise to MEIRAPPTGLRLVTPPSSASFRPAALRTSFVTGRVSLRAVQVRQSNVNRFKCNAIRSNLFDRLTRVVRSYANAILSSFEDPEKILDQAVLEMNDDLTKMRQATAQVLASQKRLENKYKAAEQADADWYRRAQLALQKGDEDLAREALKRRKSYADNASSLRAQLDQQKSVVENLVSNTRLLESKIAEAKQKKDTLKARAQSAKTATKVSEMLGNVNTSSALSAFEKMEEKVMTMESQAEALGQLGADDLEGKFAMLETTSVDDDLAQMRKELSGSSMKGELPPGRTMASKPGSPFRDREIENELNELRKKAKEY